The Paenibacillus beijingensis nucleotide sequence ATCTTATTGTGCGTACATGTACCCGCAGTATCCAAAGGGGGGCTGGAGTCGACGGAAACCTTTCGTTATTGGGGTTCCTTCGTTCTCATCTTGACTTTGGTTTCAATCGTCGCGCATATCATTATCAGCATTATTTTTAACATCGTCTTTAGGATAACGACCGGAGAAAAGGAACCGACATTTGCGGATGAACTGGATAAACTCATTGACTTGAAAGCGTTCCGAAACTCATTTTTTGTATTTATCCTCGGATTTCTTTTTGCCATGGGTTCGCTGGTCATCGATCAGCCGTCACAGGTGATGTTCGTGATCCTGATCGCTTCAGGATTCATTTCCGATGTGACCGGCTCCATAACGAAGCTTTATCATTACAGGAAAGGAGTCTAATATGGGCAAAAATCTTGTCGGCAATCACATCCGGAAATTACGCTTCAACCATAATGAGATGACCCAACAGCAATTGGCTGACAAGGTGGGCGTAACAAGACAAACCATTGTGGCCCTGGAAAAGGGGAACTACTCCCCGTCTCTGGAACTGGCTTTTCGCATTGCTCACGCCTTCAACTTATCTTTGGAGGAGGTATTCTTTTACGGGGATAATACAAAGGAGTAAGAACTGCGATTATCATTACTTGTACTGACTATGAATTTATGAAATGAGGGGGACAAAAAAATGAATTTTTCTACCAAAAAGAGCGCATTCATTGTGGGAGTACTGTTTATACTAGCTGCTGTCACGTCGATAATAGGCGGTTTTATTTTATACAAACCGATCCTTGGCCCCGATTACTTGATTAACGGTTCCGAACACGCCAACCAGGTGATACTGGGAGCGCTAATGGAGTTAATACTTGTCGTTTCAGCGGTTGGTACTGCAACAACAATGTTTCCAATTTTAAGAAAGTATAATGAAACTATGGCTCTTTGGCATGTTTGCTTTAGGTTTCTTGAAGCGATTATTATCACAATTGGTGTAATCAGCGTACTATCCCTAGTGACCTTAAGCCGGGAATTTGTAGCAACAGGAGCCACGGATACCGCTTCTTTTCAAGCTTCAGGCACTTCATTGAAAGCACTGCATAACTGGACATTTTTACTTGGCCCCAATTTCATGCTGGGAATAAATACGATGATGTACAGTATCATATTTTATAAATCCAAACTCGTCCCCAGGTTTATACCCATCTTGGGTATAACAGGGTCAGTACTTATTTTTCTCTGTTCCTTGTTAGTAATGTTCGGTGTAATTGAACAAGTTTCTGTTTGGGGTGCTATTTTGGCGCTGCCAATATTCGCAAATGAAATGATCCTTGCAATATGGCTCATAATTAAAGGCTTCAACTTATCTGCATTCAATTACAACATATATCAGGAAGCTCCAAAGTCGGATTTCAACAAGTCCCTTTAGTTTTTCGATCGGCAATGCCGCTAGTAAAGGAGCATCCAATTTTTTTTCTTCAAAAGTACAAATCTTTGTTCCTGCCGGAATAGGATTGAAATAGGTACATTTTTGAGGAGGAGAATCATGTATTCAGCAGAAATCAGCCGTTCCAATCCGTCTTGTTTTCTGTTTATGATTGACCAGTCCGGATCGATGTCCGACCCTTTCGGAGCTAGCACAAAAGCCGAAAGTGTTGCGGATGCAATCAATCGTTTATTGCAAAATCTGATTATCAAGTGTGCGAAGTCGGAAGGGATACGCGACTATTATCACGTTGGTGTGATCGGCTATGGCGCCAGTGTTGGGCCGGCATTCGGCGGTGTATTAGCCGGTAAGGAATTAGTGCCGATTAGTGAAATAGCGGATCATCCGTCAAGACTGGAAAAACGTCTGAAGAAAATTCCTGACGGGGCAGGCGGAGTTGTCGATCAACTTGTAAAGTTTCCTGTCTGGCTTGATCCGGTCGCAAGCGGCGGAACTCCAATTTGCCAGGCGATGGATACAGCCCATACGATTTTGAGTCAATGGGTCAGCGAGTACGCGCATTGTTTCCCGCCGGTAGTCATTCATATAACGGACGGAGAATCCACCGATGGCGATCCGACTCCGGCAATGGAACAAATAAGAGCGCTAGCTACGGATGATGGAAATATATTACTGTTCAACCTGCATATATCAAGCAATCCGAATGCGGTTAATTTGAGTTTTCCTGAAACGTCGGATGAACTGCCTGACCGCTATTCGAGAATGCTCTACGAAAGCTCAAGTATCCTGACTCCATTTATGATTTGGGTGGCCAATCAGGAACATCAATTGAATCTTTCGGATCGGGCAAGGGGATTTGTATTAAATGCTGATCTAACCCTCGTGGTTCAGGCGCTTGATATCGGTACGCGTCCTGCCAATCTTAGGTAGGGGTGGCAAGTGGCTATGCAAATTGAAAGTGAATATTTTTCATTGCCAAAGGCTGGAAACCGCAAAGATGAATATGAAGATGCCTTCAACAGCAGCATTTTTGTCCATAAGGATACGGCGTATTATAAATTCGCCATAGCTGATGGGGCCAGCGAATCGTCGTTTGCTGACATATGGGCGGATTTGCTCGCAAGCGGTTATTGCAACGGCAAATTTGACAGTAAACATATCCATAAATTCATTTCTAAATTGTCGAAAGCCTGGAAGAGAAAATTGAACGCCGGAGACCTTCCCTGGTACGCGCAAGAGAAGCTGAACAGCGGGGCGTTTTCTACGTTAGCCGGAATCACTTTTCGTTTGACGGATGCCTCATCTGCAGCGTTTGATGCCGTCGCGATCGGTGACAGCTGTATATTTCAAATTCGGGGTGATAACATTATCGCCTTTTTTCCTTTGGGCTCCGTCGAGGATTTTCATCATCGGCCTGTACTCATATCGAGTAACGCAGCAAATAACATTCATCTCCAAGCGTTCGTTAAAAAATGGAGCGGTACCGCCCAAGCGGGAGACTCGTTTTGGTTAATGACCGATGCCCTGGCATGCTGGCTATTGACCCGTTACGAGGAAGACATAAGCGTAATCAAGAAAATATACGGGTTAGCCCGTGAACATGATTTTATCTATTTCGTGCAGGCGGAAAGGAAGTTAATGTGCCCGGGCGGCAGCTTTTATCTAAGAAATGATGACGTTACCTTAATTCGCGTAAATCTTGTTTAAGGGGATGTGAGGCGATGTTTTGGCCCACACCACAGGATTACAGGGAAGCGATCCAACATCCGCAAATTTGTTTCCAGGACCTGGAGCTTCAGTCCGGCCTCCCTGAATTGGATAAGCTTGGGCTGCCTCGCCCCATTTCGGGCGGTTATGCCAGTGTTTACAGAATAAAGTGCGGAAAGACGGAATGGGCGGTCAGGTGCTTTACCAATAACGTGAAGGATCAAAAGGTCCGTTACGATGCCATTAGCTTGCATTTAAGCTCCGTTAATCTCCCTTATATCGTCCCTTTTGAGTACCTCGCTGAAGGCATAAAAATTAACGGCACTTGGTTTCCTGTCGTAAAAATGCTGTGGGTTGAGGGAGAAACGCTGCTTCATTATATTCAAAGAAATTTGCATAACGCTGAAATGTTAAAAAGTCTGGCAGATAAATGGCTAAAAATGATTCATGAGCTGCACATGGTCAATATTGCGCATGGTGACCTGCAGCATGGCAACATATTGATTCACCGTGAAGAAATTATTCTGATCGATTATGACGGTATGTATGTACCCGGCTTAAACGGCATGCAAAGCAACGAGCTCGGTCATAGAAATTATCAGCACCCCGGAAGAAACGAAGAGCATTTTGGGCCGTACATCGATAACTTTTCAGCGTGGGTCATTTTGGTTTCAATATGGGCCGTTTGTGCGGATGCTTCAGTATGGAATTCGCTTGGCGCGGGGGAGGCTGAAGAAAGTCTCCTCTTTCGGCAGAAAGACTTTGTCTCGCCGGGCACATCGCGCGCTTTTGAATTTCTGGATCTTGTTACGGATGAAAAGTTGCGTTCTCTGGTAAACTCCTTTCGTGATGTCATGGCAATCGAAGTACCGAAGGTGCCTCGGCCCCCTAATCCCGAATCGCAGGTTGATGCCGTCCATCCGCAAACCGCATCGGTCTCTGCCGTCTTCGCAACGAAATTTATGACTTGTCTAAGAGCCTTCTCGGATTGGCAAGCGAATAAGAAGCGCTCAGCCGCTGTCCAATCGCAACCCGAAACATCGTATCCTGTTGGTTCGTCGTGGGTACTGGATTATCTCGCAACGGAAGCAGTACCTTGCAAGCCTCTGCGAACCTATGGGTTTGTGTTGGAAAGAACCGTTTCATTCGTGGGTCTAACCGCTATGGCATTGGCTGTAACGGTTATGTACGGAAATGCTCCGGTTACCGTTTTCGTATCCTGCACTGCGTTGGGTCTAGGGGCCCAGATGGCCTTTTTAAGCTGGTGTTATAGGAGGCTTCCCACGGTTAAGAAAAAAAGAACCGCATCTGGAAAAATAAAGGAACTGCAAGATGCAGCTTCCGAACTGACAAGCGAACTGAATAAAATCAACGATAGAAAGCAAAGGTTTAGGCAAATGGAGGAAAACAAGATCAATGATCTATTACGAAGGCAGAGGGAAGTATCGGAACGAGAAAAGAATGAAACGGAAGAGGTAGAGAAGGAACTCCGGATTCATGTAAGCGAAATCGCTCGTGAAAAACAAACCATAGATCAGGAGGAAAAAACGGAGCTTGCCGGCGCATTGGCCTCGTTCCAAAAAATTTGGCTGGAAGATCAATTAATGAAGCATAAGATCAGCAATGAAAAAATACCGGATGTTGACGATGACATCAAACGGCGTTTAAGATCGAGCGGAATTCGTACGCCGGCTGATTTTTTGGACATCAATATATTTCAGTCCTATGGCCGCAAAAAAATTGAAAAGGTATATATGATCTTAAAAAACGGGGGCTCGGTTCATGTAGGAATGAGTCCAACCCAAGCGAAAGCGCTAATCAAGTGGAAAAAAAAGATGGAGCGCAAGTATAGAACCAATCTCCCCCAATCCATTCATCGTAATGAACTCATGGTCATAAAAACAAAATTCAACGACAGGAAATCAATATTGAATAACGCAGAACAAACTTATAAAACCAGAGCACAGCACATGATAGCCAACATAAGGCAAACCTATCGTCCGGAGCATGATCTCTTAAAGAGGGAACAAGATACCGCCAGAATCAACCTGGATAACGAACTCACCCAATTCGATAAGGAGATCGCTGACATAAATCAGCACCTTGTAGGGAAACAATGGGAGCTTCATCATCTGAGCAAGCAGCTCCATTCTTTTAAGGACGTTAATTTCTTGAGATTCTTAAGGAAGGTATTCTTTTTCAAAATCTAAGAATTTATAAGTTTTTTCGCTTATACTTATACTTTCTTAGATTTCACCGCGAAACGTACTGCCGCCCAATAAGACGGCGTTAGCCGTTTCTGCTTGATTGAGGAGCATGACTAAAGCCAGCCGCAAGAGGCTGGCTTTTTACGACGCTAACGCTTCCTTCGTAATCTGCTCAATATCGATAGGAGATCTGGATCCTTCACTCACGATATCAGGTAAAATGTTTTGCAGAAAATAGTTAACGCAATGAAGCTTGATTCCTTTAATTTTGATAAGGGCACTTCGATACATCATGATGAACTCTTTTTCTGTATTCCCTCGCTGCAGCTCTGCAAAGGCCTCGTAGATCTGATCGAGTTTATCGGCAACTTCCAATATTTTTCCTTCCACGGAATCGTCTTTGCCTTCCCGCAGTTGTCTGCGAAAGATGTGCTGAAACTCTTCCGGAATATGCTCGTCAATGAAATGAGCGACCATTCCTTCTTCTACTTGTTGCAGCATGGCTCGAAGCTCCAGCGAAT carries:
- a CDS encoding helix-turn-helix transcriptional regulator, with the protein product MGKNLVGNHIRKLRFNHNEMTQQQLADKVGVTRQTIVALEKGNYSPSLELAFRIAHAFNLSLEEVFFYGDNTKE
- a CDS encoding DUF4386 domain-containing protein encodes the protein MNFSTKKSAFIVGVLFILAAVTSIIGGFILYKPILGPDYLINGSEHANQVILGALMELILVVSAVGTATTMFPILRKYNETMALWHVCFRFLEAIIITIGVISVLSLVTLSREFVATGATDTASFQASGTSLKALHNWTFLLGPNFMLGINTMMYSIIFYKSKLVPRFIPILGITGSVLIFLCSLLVMFGVIEQVSVWGAILALPIFANEMILAIWLIIKGFNLSAFNYNIYQEAPKSDFNKSL
- a CDS encoding vWA domain-containing protein; amino-acid sequence: MYSAEISRSNPSCFLFMIDQSGSMSDPFGASTKAESVADAINRLLQNLIIKCAKSEGIRDYYHVGVIGYGASVGPAFGGVLAGKELVPISEIADHPSRLEKRLKKIPDGAGGVVDQLVKFPVWLDPVASGGTPICQAMDTAHTILSQWVSEYAHCFPPVVIHITDGESTDGDPTPAMEQIRALATDDGNILLFNLHISSNPNAVNLSFPETSDELPDRYSRMLYESSSILTPFMIWVANQEHQLNLSDRARGFVLNADLTLVVQALDIGTRPANLR
- a CDS encoding YfbR-like 5'-deoxynucleotidase, with the protein product MGIHTYFQSLTDLERIIRCPGKFKFQEHSVSAHSWKVVQYAKTLADIEESHGVAVDWKKLYEITSSHDYGEIFIGDIKTPVKHYSLELRAMLQQVEEGMVAHFIDEHIPEEFQHIFRRQLREGKDDSVEGKILEVADKLDQIYEAFAELQRGNTEKEFIMMYRSALIKIKGIKLHCVNYFLQNILPDIVSEGSRSPIDIEQITKEALAS